Proteins encoded within one genomic window of Humulus lupulus chromosome 1, drHumLupu1.1, whole genome shotgun sequence:
- the LOC133794822 gene encoding putative indole-3-acetic acid-amido synthetase GH3.9, producing the protein MDGKKLEYKGPEALKEIERLTTEADIVQESILREILRSNCETEYLSKYMDKGAKDDVSVFKKRVPVITYEDIRPFIQRIANGEDSSLLTGHPVTEMLCSSGTSGGEPKMMPSIAEDLDRRTFLYNLIMPIINQYVRGLDEGKAMFLYFVKAEMSTPCGLPARAVLTSYYKSKHFKCRAYDVFSNYTSPDQVILCNDSNQSMYCQLLAGLVHRHQVLRLGAVFASALLRAISFLERNWASFCNDIRLGRLDPSITDPECRSAMSPVVSSPNPGLAEEIEEICGEQRHSWKGILCKLWPKAKYIEAVITGSMAQYIPALEYYSGGKLPLVCTMYASSECYFGVNLKPLSDPSDVAFTLMPNMCYFEFIPLGDNGTLVFDVAEEEEVPVDRLVDLVHVRRGCYYELVVTTFAGLNRYRIGDVLLVTGFHNKTPQFQFICRRNVLLSIDNDKTNEEDLHKSVSVAKKLLEPHNALLVEYTSYADTSRVPGHYVLYWELLMHHVSSSSSSLVENDNENKVLEECCIAVEEELDYIYRRCRTNDKSVGPLEIRVVKPGSFEALMDLFISQGGSINQYKTPRCIKSATALKLLDSNVVASFFSPRDPTWIP; encoded by the exons ATGGATGGGAAGAAACTTGAGTACAAAGGTCCGGAGGCCTTGAAGGAGATCGAAAGGCTGACAACGGAGGCTGATATAGTTCAGGAAAGTATCTTGAGAGAAATCTTGAGAAGCAACTGTGAAACTGAGTATCTGAGTAAGTACATGGATAAAGGAGCGAAAGATGATGTTTCAGTATTCAAGAAACGAGTCCCTGTAATCACTTATGAGGACATTAGGCCATTTATTCAAAGAATTGCCAATGGTGAAGACTCATCACTCCTTACTGGACACCCAGTAACAGAGATGTTATGCAG TTCAGGGACTTCTGGTGGTGAGCCCAAGATGATGCCTTCGATTGCAGAAGATCTGGACCGTCGAACATTCTTATATAACCTCATCATGCCCATAATCAACCA gtaTGTTCGTGGTTTGGACGAAGGCAAGGCCATGTTCCTGTACTTCGTCAAGGCTGAAATGTCCACACCCTGCGGGCTTCCGGCACGTGCAGTTCTGACGAGCTACTACAAGAGCAAGCACTTCAAGTGCCGAGCCTACGATGTCTTCAGCAACTACACGAGCCCGGACCAAGTCATTCTTTGCAACGACAGCAACCAAAGCATGTACTGCCAGCTCCTCGCCGGCTTGGTCCACCGCCACCAAGTCCTGCGCCTGGGTGCTGTCTTCGCGTCGGCACTCCTCCGTGCCATCTCGTTTCTCGAGCGTAACTGGGCCAGTTTCTGCAACGACATCCGCCTCGGCCGCCTCGACCCTTCTATCACCGACCCCGAGTGTCGTTCAGCCATGTCTCCTGTGGTTTCGTCCCCGAACCCTGGCCTGGCTGAGGAGATAGAGGAGATCTGTGGAGAACAGCGTCATTCGTGGAAAGGTATCTTGTGCAAGCTCTGGCCCAAGGCCAAGTACATCGAGGCCGTGATAACGGGGTCCATGGCCCAGTATATTCCGGCTTTGGAGTACTATAGTGGAGGGAAGTTGCCCTTGGTTTGTACCATGTATGCTTCTTCCGAGTGTTACTTTGGGGTCAACTTGAAACCGCTCAGTGACCCTTCTGACGTGGCGTTCACCCTTATGCCCAATATGTGCTACTTTGAGTTCATACCGCTGGGAGATAATGGGACACTAGTGTTTGACGTGGCTGAAGAGGAAGAGGTGCCTGTTGACAGGCTTGTTGATTTGGTCCACGTCAGACGCGGATGTTATTATGAATTGGTCGTCACCACCTTTGCTG gactaAATAGGTATCGAATTGGCGATGTGCTACTAGTGACGGGGTTCCACAACAAAACTCCACAGTTTCAATTCATATGCAGAAGGAACGTCCTCCTCAGCATCGACAACGACAAGACCAACGAAGAGGACTTGCACAAGAGCGTCTCTGTCGCCAAGAAGCTTCTAGAGCCTCACAACGCCCTCCTAGTCGAGTACACCAGCTACGCTGACACGTCACGCGTGCCTGGACACTACGTCCTCTACTGGGAACTCCTGATGCACCACGTGTCCTCCTCTTCCTCGTCATTAGTAGAAAACGACAATGAAAATAAGGTGTTGGAAGAGTGTTGCATCGCCGTGGAAGAAGAGTTGGACTACATTTATCGTCGTTGCAGGACGAACGACAAGTCGGTAGGGCCTCTGGAGATTCGAGTGGTGAAGCCAGGGTCGTTTGAGGCCCTTATGGACCTGTTCATAAGCCAAGGTGGCTCCATAAACCAGTATAAGACTCCTAGGTGCATCAAGTCGGCTACGGCTCTCAAGCTTCTTGATTCTAATGTCGTGGCTTCCTTCTTTAGCCCAAGGGATCCTACCTGGATTCCTTAA